The following nucleotide sequence is from Bacteroidia bacterium.
AAGAACAAAACAGCGGTAAGTCAACCTTTATTCGTTGGCTTTGTCCTAACATATTACAACAATACATGGCAGAAAATATATCAACTGACAAAGATAGTTTGATTGCACTTTGTGAAAATTTTATAATTAATATGGATGAGTTGGCAACATTATCAAGGGCAGAAATTAATAGTTTGAAAAGTATGTTCAGTAAAGAGACAATTAAAATCCGTAGACCTTACGACAAAAGTCCTACTTCAGCTTCAAGACGTGCCAGTTTCTTTGGATCAACCAATAAAGCAGAATTTCTTACAGATGAAACCGGAAGTGTCCGTTGGCTTTGTTTTGAATTAACAGGCAGAATAAACTGGGATTATAAAAAAGATTTGAGTGTTGATGATATTTGGAGACAAGCATATACTCTTTACAAGCAAGGCTTCAAATACGAGCTTACAGCTGATGAGATAAAGGTAAATGACGAAGCGAATCAACAATATCAAATTACCACTCCTGAAATAGAATTTCTTCAAAAACATTTCCTACCTGGAACAAAAGATGACAATGATGTATTTTATCAGGCTACAGATTTCTTAACTTACATTGGAGAAAAATATCCGGGAGTAAAACTTAATCTTAATAACATAGGAAAAGGTTTAAAAATTCTTGGCTTTATTCGAATCTCAAAACGGACAGAAAAATATCCGGTAAAAGGATACTATACAAAATTTAACCATACTTTCTAAAATCTCATTTTTACCATGACTACATTACTACATCTCTGCAAATATTTACTTATTAATACTTTCTATGTAGTAAGGTTAAAAATATTCTTTACTACAAGGTTACTACCTTACTATTATATTGTTATTTGTAGTTATGTAGTAGTCATAGTAGGTGGGTTTTTCAGAGTATAATTCATTTTATAAATCAAAAGTGTTTTTAACTATAAAAAATATAAACAAATGACAAAAACAACTGGAATCCGACTTGAAGTTCCGCAGCATTTATATGATAAATTGCAGGAAGAACAGGAGTATCGCACACCTAACACAGGTAAAAAACCTTCACTTGCATCTATTATTCTTGACTTTTGCAACGAAAAACTAGACAACAATGTACATGAACATTTTAATGTACATGAAAGTGCACACAATTCAGTAGCTACAAATAAAACCGATTCCAAACTTGAAAAACAGCTTAAAAACTGGGAAGAAAAGCTTGCAAAATGGGACAATTCATTGAAAGAGCGTGAAAGAAAATCAAAAGAACTTGAGAAAATAATTTACCAGGAAAGAATGGAAGTTATGGATATGAGAAATAAGGTACTTGATGAAAGAGAGAAGGTTTATCAAAATGCCCTTGCAGGTTCAGAAACATTGGTAGACAACAAATTCCTACATGCAGAATTAAAGCATAAAGATGAAAAGATTAAACAACTTGAAAAGGATCAAGCTTACGATAGAAGTAAGTTGTTACGAACTATTGAAAAAAATAACAAAGAAGAAACAAAATCCATTTGGGATCATATAAAAGACAATTTACCCTTAATTATTGGTGGCTTTACATTATTAGGAGCATATCTACTTTCCAAAAAAGATAACAAGCCAAAACTGCCAAAAGAAATGGATGGATTGGTTAATATGATTAATCAAATGGACGAACAAGGCAAAAAAATAATTGCCGAGAAATTAATTTCCTTTACAGAACAACATACTGAAGTAGAAAAAAAGAAAAATGAGACTACAGAAGAACAAAAACCACCATTTCAATTAAAAATATAACAAATTACATCTAGGCTGGCATTTTAGCCAGCCATTTTTCTAT
It contains:
- a CDS encoding virulence protein E; amino-acid sequence: EQNSGKSTFIRWLCPNILQQYMAENISTDKDSLIALCENFIINMDELATLSRAEINSLKSMFSKETIKIRRPYDKSPTSASRRASFFGSTNKAEFLTDETGSVRWLCFELTGRINWDYKKDLSVDDIWRQAYTLYKQGFKYELTADEIKVNDEANQQYQITTPEIEFLQKHFLPGTKDDNDVFYQATDFLTYIGEKYPGVKLNLNNIGKGLKILGFIRISKRTEKYPVKGYYTKFNHTF